A single region of the Lycium barbarum isolate Lr01 chromosome 2, ASM1917538v2, whole genome shotgun sequence genome encodes:
- the LOC132627117 gene encoding tetratricopeptide repeat domain-containing protein PYG7, chloroplastic produces the protein MLMINSTISPPVQKAVLVPAQIGKHACYLALHGGFGSQSVSFHFPRRSIKRSSIKLQMFTRKVESFSLLVPEEVDELSDKFLNGGDITISRGQVLSLSAFSCGSIFWLTSGQVASASEAVRVNMVYEVGELFELGIQLTYLLLLLALLGVGSFFVIRQVLVRRELDLSAKELQEQVRSGDASATELFELGAVLLRRKFYPAAIKYLRQAVDKWDGDDQDLAQVYNALGVSYVLDGKIDKGIAQFENAVKVQPGYVTAWNNLGDAYEKTKDLTSALKAFEEVLLFDPNNKIARPRRDALKEKVTMYKGVSVKSKKT, from the exons atgctaATGATAAACTCCACTATTTCACCACCTGTGCAAAAAGCTGTACTTGTTCCAGCTCAAATTGGTAAACATGCTTGTTATCTTGCTTTACATGGAGGTTTTGGCTCACAATCAGTTTCTTTTCACTTTCCAAGAAGATCCATCAAGAGAAGTTCAATTAAG CTGCAGATGTTCACAAGGAAAGTAGAATCATTTTCACTTTTGGTTCCAGAGGAAGTCGATG AATTGTCAGACAAGTTTCTGAATGGTGGAGATATTACTATTAGTAGAGGACAGGTTCTTTCTTTATCTGCTTTCTCATGTGGGTCTATCTTCTGGTTGACATCTGGACAAGTGGCATCAGCCAGTGAAGCTGTCAGAGTAAACATGGTCTATGAGGTCGGAGAGTTATTTGAACTGGGAATCCAGCTTACTTATCTACTTCTCCTACTAGCATTGCTTGGAGTTGGAAGTTTCTTTGTGATTCGGCAAGTCCTTGTACGCAGAGAGCTTGATCTTTCTGCCAAAGAATTGCAA GAGCAAGTTAGAAGTGGTGATGCCAGTGCGACAGAGCTTTTTGAACTTGGAGCTGTGTTGTTGAGGCGAAAATTCTACCCAGCTGCTATCAAGTACCTGCGTCAGGCAGTAGACAAGTGGGATGGAGATGATCAGGATCTTGCTCAA GTTTACAATGCTCTTGGTGTGAGTTATGTACTTGATGGGAAAATTGACAAAGGAATTGCTCAGTTTGAGAATGCTGTAAAAGTTCAACCAGGTTATGTTACGGCATGGAACAACCTTGGTGATGCGTATGAGAAAACCAAAGACTTAACATCTGCTCTAAAGGCATTTGAAGAGGTCCTTCTTTTTGATCCTAATAACAAAATAGCTCGTCCTAGGCGCGACGCATTGAAGGAAAAAGTAACGATGTACAAAGGAGTATCAGTGAAATCTAAGAAGACTTGA